Proteins co-encoded in one Medicago truncatula cultivar Jemalong A17 chromosome 8, MtrunA17r5.0-ANR, whole genome shotgun sequence genomic window:
- the LOC25502464 gene encoding probable LRR receptor-like serine/threonine-protein kinase At1g56130, translating into MRQCIFGSSLGIILCVFICLHNFAQAQTANATTDPSEARVVHSIFSKWGKSADQTQWNISGEICSGRAIDSSTTIDDTTYNPFIKCDCSFNNKTTCRITALKVYALDVISEIPPELWTLTYLTNLNLGQNYLTGSLPPAIGNLTRMQYMSIGINALSGELPKELGDLTQLIVLGFGSNNFSGSLPSELGKLVKLEQLYMDSSGISGPIPPTFASLTNMVTVWASDTELTGRIPDFIGNWSKLQSLRFQGNSFEGPIPSSLSNLTSLTELRISGLSNRSSSLEFVRNMKSMTILELRNNNISGSFPSTIGELQNLTLLDLSFNNISGQIPGSIFNLSSLSSLFLGNNTLSGSLPQQKRSSLNNIDLSYNDLSGSFPSWINEQNLQLNLVANNLTIENSNSSGLPTGLNCLQKNFPCNRGAGRYSDFAIKCGGPQIRTTDGIVYETDNETLGPATYFVTDTNRWAVSNVGTFTGISNPLFKSFVSNQFTGTVNSELFQFARLSASSLRYYGLGLENGFYNITLQFAETAILDSTTWKSLGRRVFDIYIQGTRVLKDFDIQREAGGVSYRAVQKQFRFEVKENYVEVHLFWAGKGTCCIPGQGTYGPLIQAISATPDFIPSVSNKPPSSKKNRAGLIIGIVVGVGAVCFLAVFAIFYINRRRKLYDDDEDLLGIDTMPNTFSYSELKNATSDFNRDNKLGEGGFGPVYKGILNDGRDVAVKQLSIGSHQGKSQFVAEIATISAVQHRNLVKLYGCCIEGSKRLLVYEYLENKSLDQALFGNVLFLNWSTRYDICMGVARGLTYLHEESRLRIVHRDVKASNILLDSELVPKISDFGLAKLYDDKKTHISTRVAGTIGYLAPEYAMRGHLTEKADVFSFGVVALELVSGRPNSDSTLEGEKMYLLEWAWQLHERNTINELIDPRLSEFNKEEVQRLVGIALLCTQTSPTLRPSMSRVVAMLSGDIEVGTVTSRPGYLTDWKFDDVSSIMTDVSAKGLDTSNYNSTASTSIVGGADIHSPNDPSKAILHDTLREGR; encoded by the exons CAAGAGTTGTACACTCGATCTTTAGCAAATGGGGAAAATCAGCAGACCAAACTCAATGGAACATAAGTGGCGAAATATGCAGTGGAAGAGCCATTGATAGCAGTACCACCATTGATGACACCACTTACAACCCATTCATCAAATGTGATTGttccttcaacaacaaaaccaCATGCCGCATCACTGCATT GAAAGTTTATGCATTGGATGTGATTAGTGAAATCCCACCAGAGCTATGGACTCTTACTTATCTCACCAATTT GAACCTTGGCCAAAATTACTTGACGGGGTCTCTACCTCCGGCAATTGGAAATCTGACTCGTATGCAATACAT GTCCATTGGCATCAATGCTTTGTCAGGAGAGCTTCCAAAGGAACTGGGAGATCTTACACAGTTGATAGTATT GGGTTTTGGGTCCAATAACTTCTCTGGATCTTTGCCATCTGAACTTGGGAAGCTGGTAAAACTAGAACAACT CTACATGGATAGTTCTGGAATCAGTGGTCCCATTCCACCCACATTTGCAAGTCTTACGAATATGGTGACAGT ATGGGCTTCAGACACAGAACTCACAGGCAGAATACCCGACTTCATAGGAAATTGGTCTAAGCTTCAAtcctt GAGGTTTCAGGGTAATTCATTTGAAGGTCCAATACCCTCATCATTATCCAATTTGACTTCTTTGACAGAGTT GAGAATAAGTGGTCTATCTAATAGGAGCTCATCATTGGAATTTGTAAGGAATATGAAGTCTATGACTATCTT AGAATTGAGGAATAACAATATTTCTGGTTCATTTCCTTCCACCATAGGAGAATTGCAAAATTTGACCCTGCT GGACTTGAGTTTCAACAACATCTCAGGACAAATTCCTGgatcaattttcaatttgagCTCGCTCTCTTCCTT GTTTCTTGGAAATAACACACTCAGTGGCAGTCTCCCTCAACAGAAAAGATCATCTCTTAACAACAT CGACTTGTCATACAATGATCTATCAGGAAGCTTCCCCTCTTGGATAAACGAACAAAATTTACAATT GAACTTAGTAGCCAACAACTTGACAATAGAAAATTCAAATAGCAG TGGTTTGCCAACTGGGCTCAACTGTCTTCAGAAAAATTTTCCATGCAATCGTGGTGCTGGAAGAT ATTCTGACTTTGCGATCAAGTGTGGTGGTCCCCAAATTAGAACTACAGATGGAATTGTGTATGAAACGGACAATGAGACACTTGGTCCTGCTACTTACTTTGTTACTGACACAAATAGATGGGCTGTTAGTAATGTTGGAACATTTACCGGGATCAGCAATCCTCTGTTCAAAAGTTTTGTTTCGAATCAGTTCACTGGTACTGTGAACTCGGAGCTTTTTCAATTTGCTCGGCTATCTGCATCATCATTAAGATATTACGGTTTGGGATTGGAAAATGGTTTTTACAACATAACCCTCCAATTTGCGGAAACAGCTATTCTGGATTCTACTACATGGAAAAGCCTAGGTAGACGGGTCTTTGATATTTATATCCAg GGGACTCGtgtattgaaggattttgaCATACAAAGAGAAGCTGGAGGTGTCTCCTACAGAGCTGTTCAAAAACAATTTAGGTTTGAAGTTAAAGAAAATTATGTCGAGGTCCATCTTTTTTGGGCGGGAAAAGGAACTTGTTGCATACCTGGCCAAGGTACTTATGGACCCTTGATTCAAGCCATCAGTGCTACCCCAG ATTTCATACCTTCTGTCAGTAACAAACCTCCGAGCAGTAAAAAGAATAGAGCGGGTCTAATCATAGGAATCGTTGTTGGTGTTGGAGCTGTATGCTTTCTAGCAGTTTTTGCCATTTTCTATATCAACCGGAGAAGAAAACTCTACGATGATGATGAAG ACCTTTTAGGCATTGATACAATGCCAAATACTTTCAGCTACTCTGAGTTGAAAAATGCTACAAGTGACTTCAATCGTGACAATAAACTTGGAGAGGGAGGTTTTGGACCTGTTTATAAG GGGATACTTAACGATGGAAGAGATGTGGCTGTGAAACAATTATCTATAGGATCCCATCAAGGAAAAAGTCAGTTCGTAGCTGAGATTGCTACTATATCTGCTGTGCAGCACCGTAATCTTGTCAAATTATACGGATGCTGTATTGAAGGGAGTAAAAGACTACTTGTCTACGAGTATTTAGAAAATAAGAGTCTTGATCAAGCATTGTTTG GAAATGTTTTATTCCTAAATTGGTCAACCCGCTATGATATATGTATGGGTGTTGCAAGAGGTTTGACATATTTACATGAGGAGTCGCGGCTCCGGATTGTACACCGTGATGTGAAGGCTAGTAATATTCTACTCGATTCTGAGCTTGTCCCAAAAATATCTGACTTTGGATTGGCTAAATTATATGATGATAAAAAAACCCATATAAGCACCCGTGTTGCTGGAACAAT TGGATATCTTGCACCGGAGTATGCCATGCGCGGACACCTTACAGAGAAAGCAGATGTTTTTTCCTTTGGTGTCGTGGCTCTGGAGTTAGTTAGTGGGAGGCCGAATTCTGATTCAACTTTGGAAGGAGAGAAGATGTATCTTCTAGAATGG GCTTGGCAGCTTCATGAAAGAAACACTATAAATGAACTGATAGATCCTAGACTATCAGAATTCAACAAGGAAGAAGTCCAACGCCTTGTGGGAATAGCACTTTTGTGCACTCAGACATCACCAACTTTACGGCCATCAATGTCACGTGTAGTAGCAATGCTTTCAGGAGATATTGAAGTGGGCACTGTGACATCAAGGCCCGGATACTTGACTGACTGGAAATTTGACGACGTTAGCAGCATCATGACTGACGTTTCAGCGAAGGGACTAGATACAAGTAATTACAATTCAACGGCAAGTACAAGCATAGTTGGTGGTGCAGATATTCATTCACCAAATGATCCTTCTAAAGCCATCCTTCATGACACTCTTAGAGAGGGTAGGTAA